One window of Triticum dicoccoides isolate Atlit2015 ecotype Zavitan chromosome 5A, WEW_v2.0, whole genome shotgun sequence genomic DNA carries:
- the LOC119301137 gene encoding fasciclin-like arabinogalactan protein 2: MARSRQSILLAFAVGAMAAVLLASPAAAKSYNITKILAAHPEFSKFNAMLSKTRLASDINRRQTITVLALDNSAMAALDHYTLPTVRHILSLHVLVDYYGNKKLKQLSRGATASASMFQSTGTASGMSGYVNITSHKGGKVEFVSQDADDTVKPSRYVKSIKEIPYDISVLEIASVLSSSEAEAPVPPPAPVDLIELLSKKHCKSFAGLISGNADVFRTLNDTKDNGLTLFCPVDAAVAAFMPKYKNLTTKAKTAILLYHGVPDYFSLQLLKSNNGMVSTLATTSEVKKDYSYDVQNDDKKVTLVTKVVTSTVTATVGDSEPLAVYAVSKFLKPKELFKVAQAPTPAPSKKGKKEAGDDDDSSDDEDSDDATTDKGDAAPAVYGRWATAAATAGAVLALLMA, from the exons ATGGCGAGGAGCCGGCAGTCCATCCTCCTGGCCTTCGCCGTCGGAGCAATGGCGGCGGTGCTGCTGGCCTCCCCGGCGGCGGCCAAGAGCTACAACATCACCAAGATCCTGGCGGCGCACCCGGAGTTCTCCAAGTTCAACGCGATGCTGAGCAAGACGCGGCTCGCGTCCGACATCAACCGGCGCCAGACCATCACCGTGCTGGCCCTGGACAACTCGGCCATGGCGGCGCTGGACCACTACACGCTGCCGACCGTCCGCCACATCCTTTCCCTGCACGTCCTCGTCGACTACTACGGCAACAAGAAGCTCAAGCAGCTCTCGCGCGGCGCCACCGCCTCCGCATCCATGTTCCAG tcgacggggacggcgtcggGCATGTCGGGGTACGTGAACATCACGTCCCACAAGGGCGGCAAGGTGGAGTTCGTCAGCCAGGACGCCGACGACACCGTCAAGCCTTCCCGCTACGTCAAGTCCATCAAGGAGATCCCCTACGACATCTCCGTGCTCGAGATCGCCTCCGTGCTCTCCTCCTCCGAGGCCGAGGCGCCCGTCCCGCCGCCGGCGCCCGTCGACCTCATCGAGCTCCTCTCCAAGAAGCACTGCAAGTCCTTCGCAGGGCTCATCTCCGGCAACGCCGACGTCTTCCGCACGCTCAACGACACCAAGGACAACGGCCTTACCCTCTTCTGCCCCgtcgacgccgccgtcgccgccttcaTGCCCAAGTACAAGAACCTCACGACCAAGGCCAAGACGGCCATCCTGCTCTACCACGGCGTGCCGGACTACTTCTCGCTGCAGCTGCTCAAGTCCAACAACGGCATGGTCTCCACGCTCGCCACCACCAGCGAGGTCAAGAAGGACTACAGCTATGACGTCCAGAACGACGACAAGAAGGTCACCCTCGTCACCAAGGTCGTCACCTCCACCGTCACCGCCACCGTCGGCGACAGCGAGCCGCTCGCCGTCTACGCCGTCTCCAAGTTCTTGAAGCCAAAGGAGCTGTTCAAGGTCGCCCAGGCGCCAACGCCCGCCCCGTCAAAGAAGGGCAAGAAGGAGGCTGGCGACGACGACGACTCGTCTGACGACGAAGATTCCGATGATGCCACCACTGATAAGGGTGATGCCGCGCCAGCGGTATACGGGCGATGGGCCACCGCGGCTGCGACGGCGGGAGCAGTATTGGCATTGTTGATGGCCTAA
- the LOC119301136 gene encoding D-aminoacyl-tRNA deacylase, with translation MVVLVVATASDPASIGPAAAFLAMPGWSPGPPIPEGMESFTNGNVRLLKHERSIVAEDDLDRRWQEATGEAVSEVIFLSKHTAVSNRPALTVHPIGVPHLREDETPPQGGRPGWAAVPNPRIGPWFRLMQKVAADQGLVPEFEITLEATHHGPLTSTPTMFVEIGSTQEYWGRQDAAQAIALVLWKGLGLEEGNAVGTWLGSGEKVLLGIGGGHYAPRHTDIVIKDGVWVGHLLSGYSLPMDAPPQVNGKSSGEVGGMWKHSIKVSYEATKAGFPGGKVIAHLDQKSFKGWQKNAITSYLQEQNIRIGKPNDFLCTKTWPCPQGKPSK, from the exons ATGGTTGTTCTCGTGGTAGCGACGGCGTCCGACCCGGCGTCCATCGGCCCCGCCGCCGCGTTCCTGGCTATGCCTGGCTGGTCCCCCGGCCCGCCCATCCCG GAGGGGATGGAGAGCTTTACAAATGGGAATGTTAGGTTATTGAAGCATGAACGCAGCATTGTTGCAGAGGATGATCTTGACCGTCGGTGGCAGGAAGCCACTGGAGAGGCTGTTTCCGAGGTCATATTCCTCAGCAAACACACTGCAGTCTCCAACCGCCCTGCACTCACTGTCCATCCAATCG GTGTGCCACATCTGAGGGAGGATGAGACCCCCCCTCAAGGTGGGAGGCCTGGATGGGCAGCGGTGCCAAACCCTCGAATTGGCCCATGGTTCCGGTTGATGCAAAAGGTTGCTGCAGACCAAGGTCTTGTTCCAGAGTTTGAG ATTACACTTGAAGCTACTCACCATGGACCACTTACCAGTACACCCACGATGTTTGTTGAGATAG GAAGTACACAAGAATACTGGGGTAGACAAGATGCTGCGCAGGCCATTGCTCTA GTTCTATGGAAAGGTCTTGGTCTTGAGGAAGGAAATGCTGTTGGAACTTGGCTGGG GAGTGGTGAAAAGGTTCTACTAGGTATCGGTGGTGGTCACTACGCCCCTCGTCATACGGATATTGTCAT CAAAGATGGTGTCTGGGTGGGTCATCTCCTGTCTGGTTACTCTTTGCCAATGGACGCTCCGCCTCAAGTAAATGGAAAGAGTTCTGGTGAGGTTGGTGGGATGTGGAAGCATTCCATCAAAGTTTCGTATGAAGCCACGAAGGCAGGATTTCCTGGTGGTAAAGTTATAGCACATCTTGATCAGAA GAGCTTCAAGGGCTGGCAAAAGAACGCCATCACGAGCTATTTGCAGGAGCAAAATATCAGGATAGGAAAACCCAACGATTTCCTCTGCACAAAAACTTGGCCGTGCCCACAAGGCAAGCCGTCGAAGTGA